One genomic window of Ziziphus jujuba cultivar Dongzao chromosome 4, ASM3175591v1 includes the following:
- the LOC132799356 gene encoding uncharacterized protein LOC132799356, whose amino-acid sequence MSVVSQILQEPNLDPQTEAISLFVAKILELIGTLLLLKFTVKPQYNFMNFFKSTESSKDRNWLLASAIGFGFLVSLVSITSFLADKAVEPKLMAIFLRSLFGDMKAKCSSILIFSLKN is encoded by the exons ATGTCTGTGGTTTCTCAAATATTGCAAGAGCCTAATCTTGATCCACAAACTGAG GCTATATCACTGTTTGTAGCAAAAATTCTTGAGCTCATTGGAACTTTGCTTCTACTTAAATTCACTGTCAAGCCACAATATAATTTCATGAATTTCTTCAAATCTACGGAGTCGTCAAAAGATAGGAACTGGCTGTTGGCATCAGCTATTGGATTTGGGTTTCTTGTCTCATTGGTTTCTATTACATCGTTCCTTGCGGACAAAGCTGTTGAACCCAAG CTTATGGCCATATTTTTACGATCATTATTTGGAGATATGAAAGCCAAATGTAGTAGCATTCTCATTTTCAGTCTCAAGAACTGA
- the LOC132803552 gene encoding wax ester synthase/diacylglycerol acyltransferase 4-like, producing the protein MEDFREERILLEPVSPTGEFLNNSVLSVSILAVLEIEIPITIDISQAMSLTINDKICGIIIFGAQKYMQEINEESANSNCTAIVLLNTRMLMDYASVNEIMKPEFKTPWGNQFAFLHIPIPKFGNDQFSNPLDIVRYAQKVIGRKRKSLSVYLNGRLLEMVKKLKGYEAAAEVMYNTVTNASMVISNMIGPVEHMALANHPLRTDIIPWTGHPRYIN; encoded by the exons ATGGAGGATTTTCGAGAGGAAAGAATATTGTTAGAGCCAGTGAGTCCAACAGGGGAGTTCTTGAACAACTCAGTGTTATCAGTTTCAATTCTTGCTGTTTTGGAAATTGAGATTCCCATTACTATTGATATTTCGCAAGCTATGTCTTTG ACTATAAACGACAAGATTTGTGGAATAATAATCTTTGGCGCTCAAAAATACATGCAAGAGATTAACGAAGAATCAGCAAACTCGAATTGCACAGCAATTGTGTTGCTGAATACAAGGATGCTTATGGATTATGCTTCTGTTAATGAGATTATGAAACCTGAGTTCAAGACGCCATGGGGAAATCAATTTGCTTTTTTGCATATACCAATTCCCAAATTTGGAAATgatcaattttcaaatccattggATATTGTTCGGTATGCCCAAAAAGTAATCGGGAGAAAGAGAAAATCTTTATCTGTTTACCTCAACGGCAGGCTATTGGAGATGGTGAAGAAATTGAAAGGCTATGAG GCAGCAGCAGAGGTCATGTACAACACGGTGACAAATGCAAGCATGGTTATCTCAAATATGATTGGTCCGGTGGAACATATGGCTTTGGCTAATCATCCTTTAAGGACTGATATTATTCCTTGGACGGGACACCCGAGGTACATAAATTGA
- the LOC132803488 gene encoding protein ACCELERATED CELL DEATH 6-like: MLFYKDPKVTHDVNSEGKSPLYMAAEARYMELFKAMMEHQDGNNPDDLMKQKILHVCFAGKIGAPGILDILLLKWKSAFTSVDESGRNPLSYAALVGYTEGVRRILNEFRESSYVADEKGFFPIHMASSKGHIDIIKEFLLHCPDSMELNNKKNQNILHQASENGRAKAVRYMLKNPRLQILVNERDCEGNTPLHLATMGSHPRVVSILTWDSRIDLQLMNKEGKTALDVALSCRAWMPSFRERLTWQALRHADAQGAQRKQVQTQTPYTEFYKDRVNTLLLVATLIVTVTFAVGFSVPGKDDDSSEPSHGIMRNAVYNKFMFHTYIISNYIAFYSSSTAAVAIIWSQLGDLNLAIISLKFAVTLLGLALTMVSIAFMAGVHLVVSKNIGLAIFVLVMGLIGILAISMVFAPLFFPKFLTSSHYTLHFILSLPFVGNSYKK, encoded by the exons ATGTTGTTTTACAAAGATCCAAAAGTGACACACGATGTGAACAGTGAAGGAAAATCTCCTCTGTATATGGCTGCTGAAGCTCGTTACATGGAGCTTTTTAAGGCCATGATGGAGCATCAAGATGGAAATAACCCTGATGATCTTATGAAACAAAAAATTCTCCATGTTTGCTTTGCTGGAAAGATTGGAG CACCAGGTATTTTGGACATTTTATTGCTGAAGTGGAAATCTGCCTTTACATCGGTTGATGAAAGTGGGAGaaatcctctctcctatgcggCACTAGTAGGTTATACGGAAGGAGTTAGACGTATACTAAATGAATTTAGAGAATCTTCATATGTAGCTGATGAAAAAGGCTTCTTTCCTATTCACATGGCATCTAGTAAAGGTCATATAGATATAATCAAAGAGTTTCTGCTGCATTGTCCCGATTCAATGGAGCTGAACAATAAGAAAAATCAGAATATTCTTCATCAAGCCTCAGAGAATGGAAGAGCCAAAGCAGTAAGATATATGCTAAAGAATCCTCGACTTCAAATTTTGGTAAATGAAAGAGATTGCGAAGGTAACACCCCTTTACACTTGGCCACAATGGGTAGTCATCCTAGGGTTGTTAGCATTTTGACATGGGATTCCAGAATTGACCTACAACTCATGAACAAAGAAGGAAAGACAGCTCTTGACGTTGCTCTGAGTTGTAGGGCCTGGATGCCCTCATTTCGTGAG CGACTGACATGGCAAGCCTTGAGGCACGCCGATGCTCAGGGAGCTCAGAGAAAACAAGTGCAGACACAGACACCGTACACGGAATTTTACAAGGATAGAGTTAATACTCTTCTGTTAGTTGCAACGCTTATTGTCACCGTAACTTTCGCTGTCGGATTCTCTGTGCCAGGCAAAGATGATGACAGCTCGGAGCCAAGCCATGGAATAATGAGAAACGCAGTCTACAACAAGTTCATGTTTCATACATACATAATCAGCAACTACATAGCTTTTTATAGCTCCTCTACAGCTGCTGTTGCCATAATTTGGTCACAATTGGGTGATCTTAATTTGGCAATTATTTCCCTTAAATTCGCGGTAACATTGTTGGGGTTAGCTCTGACCATGGTCTCGATAGCATTCATGGCAGGAGTTCATCTGGTAGTGAGCAAAAACATAGGGCTTGCCATTTTTGTCTTAGTCATGGGCTTGATTGGCATCCTTGCTATATCAATGGTATTTGCTCCACTTTTTTTTCCCAAGTTCCTCACTTCATCGCATTACACGCTACATTTTATATTATCCCTTCCATTTGTTGGTAATAGTTACAAGAAGTGA